A stretch of Kyrpidia spormannii DNA encodes these proteins:
- a CDS encoding histidine kinase, whose amino-acid sequence MGLTFSLLSRTSLLLVAGFLVSRTPAFRRLLERRWSPFGYTAHALLFAVLAVAGVEGGILLHGGRVTEHGWIWHLGPDQELLGPGLVAVVIAGLLGGIRVGGLSGLLVALFVAQIGGWAHGADVMLYPLAGVLSGMTARFFSDERVIAPEKAFFIGMFFPVLHMALLLIWRPGPETIQLVSDVGLPLTLTNSVAIGVFTAIVRVAVHEYEQGAALQTEKALRVAEQTLPQLRRGLSYDTAEVIARFLLHELDVAAVSLTDREKVLAHEGLGRDHHGPGTGIRTEAGSAALRTGTIQVAPNRAALGCSQPSCPLAAAIMVPLRRSGETIGLVNLMFRHPQQLRAADIALAEGLGRLISHQLDAIFAEEMRELLRQSQLRHLQAQIEPHFLFNTLNLIGGLIRVNPPLARHIVVQLGNFVRMNLRAARYPLIPLAQELQHLRAYLEIVKARFADQLTVFLDVDESLVDGVQIPPLTLQPLVENAVKHGVRSRAVRGRVGVFVRAEGGDLVIEVQDNGTGVDPVLLPRLGVMPIEREDGTGGGLYNVNQRLIGLLGPGAALQFDQALEGGLRVRFRLPRIAQGNGAEAGEGRPSSAESSADQILEARG is encoded by the coding sequence GTGGGCCTGACCTTCTCATTGTTGTCACGAACCAGCCTGCTTTTGGTGGCAGGGTTTCTCGTGAGCCGTACGCCAGCATTTCGCAGGCTATTGGAACGGCGCTGGAGTCCCTTCGGCTACACGGCCCATGCCCTGTTGTTCGCAGTCCTTGCGGTGGCAGGGGTGGAGGGCGGCATTCTCCTCCATGGCGGCAGGGTAACGGAACACGGGTGGATCTGGCACCTGGGCCCGGACCAGGAACTCTTGGGGCCGGGGCTCGTGGCGGTGGTGATCGCAGGACTTCTGGGTGGCATTCGGGTCGGCGGTCTGTCTGGGTTGTTGGTTGCGCTCTTTGTCGCCCAAATCGGCGGATGGGCACACGGGGCAGACGTGATGTTGTATCCTTTGGCCGGGGTATTATCAGGAATGACGGCGAGGTTTTTCTCCGATGAACGGGTCATCGCCCCGGAAAAGGCATTCTTTATCGGCATGTTTTTTCCCGTTCTTCACATGGCGCTGTTGTTGATTTGGCGGCCGGGCCCCGAGACCATCCAGCTGGTCAGCGATGTGGGTTTGCCCCTCACCCTGACCAACAGCGTGGCCATCGGGGTGTTTACGGCGATTGTCCGAGTGGCGGTGCACGAGTATGAGCAGGGGGCAGCTCTTCAGACGGAGAAAGCTCTTCGTGTGGCGGAGCAGACCCTTCCACAACTTCGGCGGGGCCTGAGTTATGACACCGCCGAGGTCATTGCCCGGTTTTTGCTTCATGAGCTCGACGTGGCGGCGGTCTCTCTGACCGACCGGGAGAAGGTGCTGGCCCATGAGGGATTGGGACGGGACCACCACGGACCGGGCACGGGCATTCGCACCGAAGCCGGCTCGGCGGCCCTCCGGACCGGGACGATTCAGGTGGCTCCGAACCGAGCGGCCCTCGGGTGTTCCCAGCCCTCTTGTCCCTTGGCGGCGGCGATTATGGTGCCCCTTCGCCGATCTGGGGAAACGATCGGCCTGGTGAATCTGATGTTCCGGCATCCCCAGCAGCTAAGGGCGGCGGACATCGCCCTGGCGGAGGGGTTGGGTCGGCTCATTTCTCATCAACTGGATGCCATTTTTGCCGAGGAGATGCGAGAATTGCTTCGCCAGTCGCAATTGCGCCACTTGCAGGCTCAAATCGAACCCCATTTTCTGTTCAACACCCTGAATCTGATCGGTGGGCTCATCCGCGTCAACCCTCCCCTTGCCCGGCATATCGTCGTGCAATTGGGGAATTTTGTCCGCATGAACTTGAGGGCCGCACGGTATCCGCTGATTCCCCTCGCCCAGGAACTGCAACACCTCCGGGCTTATTTAGAAATCGTCAAAGCTCGGTTCGCCGACCAATTGACCGTGTTTCTCGACGTGGACGAATCGCTGGTGGACGGGGTGCAGATCCCTCCGTTGACGTTACAGCCCCTGGTGGAAAATGCGGTGAAACACGGGGTTCGATCAAGGGCTGTCCGGGGAAGGGTGGGTGTTTTTGTGCGTGCGGAAGGTGGGGACCTTGTCATTGAAGTTCAGGACAACGGCACCGGCGTCGATCCCGTTCTTCTTCCCCGGTTGGGGGTGATGCCCATTGAGCGGGAAGACGGGACGGGGGGCGGGCTGTACAATGTGAACCAACGTTTGATCGGATTGTTAGGCCCCGGGGCGGCCCTTCAGTTTGACCAGGCTCTTGAAGGAGGGCTTCGAGTTCGGTTTCGATTACCCCGGATCGCGCAAGGGAACGGGGCAGAGGCGGGAGAAGGGAGGCCGTCATCGGCGGAATCTTCGGCGGATCAGATACTCGAAGCGAGAGGGTGA
- the acs gene encoding acetate--CoA ligase encodes MQQEEFDSLLKETRRFEPSEEFRNQANFRDPTVYDRARQDPEGYWAEQARHLDWVTPFTKVLEWDPPHARWFSDGQLNAAYNAVDRHRLGPRKNKAAILWEGEPGDSKVYTYEMLGREVDRAAHMLTRLGVRRGDRVTIYLPMIPELPIAMLACAKIGAIHSVVFGGFSSQSLKDRIMDAESKILITADGGWRRGRVVPLKANADEAVKGTPVETVLVVKRVGEASGAAFAPDRDKDWAEEMAKSPTTPFPAETMGAEDILYLLYTSGTTGKPKGIVHSTGGYLVGANTSMRSVFDLKDEDIFFCTADVGWVTGHTYVVYGPLSAGATVVMYEGAPDYPDRDRFWAIVEKYGVTIFYTAPTSIRTFMKWGPEYPKRRNLSSLRLLGTVGEPINPEAWMWYHEYIGAGRCPIVDTWWQTETGCAVIAPLPGLTATKPGSATLPLPGFEADVVDEDGNPVEPGRGGYLVLKRPWPSMLRTIWGDDERFRNTYFGKFDGIYLSGDGAHKDEDGYVWVLGRMDDVINVSGHRIGTMEAESALVDHPAVAEAAVIGRAHEIKGQAITAFVTLKEGVESDPALVDELKQHVVEKIGALARPEEIVFAPELPKTRSGKIMRRLLRDVAEGRVLGDTTTLADPGVMEDLKARYAEKEE; translated from the coding sequence GTGCAGCAAGAGGAGTTCGATAGCCTGCTCAAAGAAACACGCCGGTTTGAACCGTCGGAAGAGTTCCGCAATCAGGCGAACTTCCGGGATCCGACCGTGTATGACCGGGCCCGGCAGGATCCGGAGGGATACTGGGCGGAACAAGCCCGTCACTTGGATTGGGTGACCCCGTTCACCAAAGTTTTGGAATGGGATCCGCCCCACGCCCGGTGGTTCTCGGATGGTCAGCTCAATGCGGCGTACAACGCGGTGGATCGGCATCGGTTGGGCCCGCGCAAGAACAAGGCCGCCATCTTGTGGGAAGGGGAACCCGGCGACTCCAAGGTGTATACGTACGAAATGCTGGGCCGGGAGGTGGATCGGGCGGCCCACATGCTGACCCGCCTGGGCGTTCGGCGGGGCGATCGGGTGACCATCTACCTGCCGATGATTCCGGAGTTGCCCATTGCCATGTTGGCCTGCGCCAAGATCGGAGCGATTCATTCGGTGGTATTCGGGGGCTTTTCGTCCCAAAGTCTGAAGGACCGTATCATGGACGCCGAGTCCAAGATCTTGATCACGGCGGACGGCGGTTGGCGCCGGGGCCGGGTGGTACCTCTCAAAGCGAATGCCGATGAAGCGGTCAAGGGGACACCCGTGGAAACGGTGTTGGTGGTCAAACGGGTGGGCGAGGCGTCCGGAGCGGCCTTTGCGCCGGATCGTGACAAGGACTGGGCGGAGGAGATGGCCAAATCGCCGACGACTCCGTTCCCGGCCGAGACCATGGGCGCCGAAGACATTCTTTATCTCCTGTACACGTCTGGGACGACGGGGAAACCCAAAGGCATTGTGCACAGCACCGGTGGGTACCTGGTGGGCGCAAACACGTCGATGAGAAGCGTGTTTGACCTCAAGGACGAGGACATCTTTTTCTGCACGGCCGATGTCGGGTGGGTCACGGGACACACCTACGTGGTGTACGGTCCCCTCTCGGCTGGAGCCACGGTGGTGATGTACGAGGGAGCTCCAGATTATCCAGATCGGGATCGCTTTTGGGCGATTGTGGAAAAATACGGCGTCACGATCTTCTACACGGCCCCGACGTCCATCCGGACCTTCATGAAATGGGGTCCAGAGTATCCCAAACGCCGAAACTTGTCCTCTCTCCGTTTGCTCGGGACGGTGGGAGAGCCCATCAACCCCGAAGCTTGGATGTGGTACCACGAATACATCGGGGCCGGGCGTTGCCCCATCGTCGACACCTGGTGGCAGACTGAGACGGGTTGCGCTGTCATCGCTCCCCTGCCGGGGCTGACGGCGACGAAGCCAGGTTCCGCCACATTGCCCTTGCCGGGTTTTGAGGCGGATGTGGTGGACGAAGACGGGAACCCGGTGGAGCCGGGCCGGGGAGGTTATCTGGTACTCAAACGGCCATGGCCCTCCATGCTGCGCACGATCTGGGGAGATGACGAGCGGTTCCGAAACACCTATTTTGGGAAATTCGACGGTATTTACTTGTCCGGGGACGGCGCCCACAAGGACGAAGATGGATATGTCTGGGTTCTCGGTCGAATGGATGATGTGATCAACGTATCCGGGCACCGAATTGGGACCATGGAGGCGGAAAGCGCCCTAGTGGATCATCCCGCAGTGGCCGAGGCGGCGGTGATCGGAAGGGCTCATGAGATCAAGGGGCAGGCCATTACCGCCTTTGTAACGTTGAAAGAAGGGGTAGAATCCGATCCCGCCTTGGTCGATGAGCTGAAACAACATGTCGTCGAAAAGATCGGGGCACTGGCCCGGCCCGAGGAGATCGTGTTCGCACCGGAGTTGCCGAAAACCCGCAGTGGCAAGATCATGCGGCGCCTTCTTCGGGATGTGGCCGAGGGCCGCGTATTGGGGGACACCACAACCTTGGCGGATCCCGGGGTCATGGAAGACTTGAAAGCGCGCTACGCAGAAAAAGAAGAGTAA
- a CDS encoding solute symporter family protein: MKPVYIVFFIAVLAGTLLISYWAAQRGRTLPQFYRFSGSLGGVQNGLAMAGDFMSAASFLGVTGAIALHGFDGLLYAAGFWSSYALLFAVAEPVRRLGRYTLADVVCARFPSRRMRGLVAVDTVLISTLYLVPQLVAAGWLMHLLLDVPYPVAVAATGILMTMYVIFGGMVSTSWVQIIKAGLLVTGTFLVALMVLSSFHWDFGRLVAAAKEHSPWGSGLFAPGNLLENPLNEVSLFLSLFLGTAGLPHILMRFFTVPNESAVRATLWTATSVIGAFYVLTVVLGLGALALVGGAAIRGLDPTGNFTALAVAQAVGGDFFTAFLSAVAFATILAVVTGLLLAATTAVSHDLYHKLYRGGRSSDREQLRVAKFAALVLGLGAVAISLGMGRVNVATPVSLVFVVAAATNLPLLFFTLFWRRFTERGAMIGVVAGLVASLTLVFFSPAGFLPVTLPFLEKIHLDEPGIVAIPIGFLAAVIGTWVGGDRPDPTRFEVLRGHVRQGETTGTASGGEGSWA, encoded by the coding sequence ATGAAGCCTGTGTATATTGTGTTTTTTATCGCGGTTCTGGCGGGTACCTTGTTGATTAGCTACTGGGCCGCCCAGAGGGGGCGGACCCTCCCCCAATTCTATCGATTTTCCGGGAGTTTAGGAGGAGTGCAGAACGGGCTGGCCATGGCTGGCGATTTTATGAGCGCCGCGTCTTTTTTGGGCGTGACCGGGGCCATCGCCTTGCACGGATTCGACGGTCTCCTTTATGCGGCGGGATTTTGGAGTTCATACGCCCTGTTGTTCGCGGTGGCGGAACCGGTGCGGCGGCTGGGTCGCTATACCCTGGCGGACGTGGTGTGTGCCCGATTTCCGTCCCGGCGAATGCGGGGGTTGGTGGCGGTGGATACGGTCCTGATCTCAACCCTGTATCTGGTTCCGCAGTTGGTTGCGGCGGGTTGGCTGATGCATTTGTTGCTGGATGTGCCTTATCCCGTTGCCGTGGCGGCTACGGGTATATTGATGACGATGTATGTGATTTTCGGGGGCATGGTGTCCACCTCATGGGTTCAAATCATCAAGGCTGGGCTGCTGGTGACGGGCACCTTTTTGGTCGCCTTGATGGTGTTATCGTCGTTTCATTGGGACTTTGGTCGGCTGGTCGCCGCGGCTAAGGAGCACAGTCCGTGGGGGAGTGGATTGTTCGCCCCAGGGAACCTGCTGGAAAATCCCCTCAACGAAGTGTCTCTGTTCTTGTCCCTTTTTCTCGGAACGGCGGGGCTCCCTCACATCCTGATGCGATTTTTTACGGTGCCGAACGAGTCTGCGGTGAGGGCCACCCTATGGACCGCGACCTCGGTGATCGGCGCGTTTTATGTATTGACGGTGGTACTCGGACTTGGCGCTTTGGCCCTCGTGGGCGGAGCGGCGATCCGAGGACTCGATCCCACGGGGAATTTTACGGCGTTAGCGGTGGCCCAAGCAGTGGGGGGAGACTTTTTCACGGCGTTTCTGTCGGCCGTGGCCTTTGCCACCATTCTTGCCGTGGTGACGGGGCTTCTCCTGGCTGCCACCACGGCGGTCTCTCACGATCTCTATCATAAGCTGTACCGGGGCGGTCGATCCTCAGATCGGGAACAATTGCGGGTGGCGAAGTTTGCGGCGCTCGTCCTGGGTCTCGGTGCGGTGGCGATCTCCCTGGGCATGGGCCGGGTCAACGTGGCAACCCCGGTGTCCTTGGTTTTTGTCGTTGCCGCGGCGACGAACCTCCCGCTTCTGTTCTTTACATTGTTCTGGCGGCGGTTTACGGAACGGGGCGCCATGATTGGAGTCGTGGCGGGGCTCGTGGCTTCCTTGACTTTGGTGTTTTTCAGCCCGGCAGGGTTTCTTCCTGTCACGCTACCGTTTTTAGAAAAGATTCACTTGGATGAACCCGGGATTGTGGCCATCCCCATCGGCTTTTTGGCCGCTGTCATTGGAACGTGGGTCGGGGGCGATCGGCCGGACCCCACGCGTTTTGAAGTTCTCCGCGGGCACGTGCGGCAAGGGGAAACGACAGGCACTGCGTCGGGGGGTGAGGGGTCGTGGGCCTGA
- a CDS encoding LytR/AlgR family response regulator transcription factor, translating into MKVMVAEDERVAREELTYLLSCHPDVTLCPGAENGSELLELVDQYHPDVVFLDIHMPSLSGIEAARRWRNGSWKGRAPQVVFVTAYEQYAVEAFGLDAVDYLLKPYDEERLGETLERIRRRLASRGRDGGGHAVGMGTVPGIVRAGGDTAGQERGGEGAAMGLLTTAVPGGGGFRRPKLLVDDGEKTVVLHPGAVQYAVRNGRAVEIHTDSLTVSAKWTLAELEERLAGLNFFRTHRSYLVNLEYVSAIEPWFNGAYTVVLNDRARTKIPVSRNAVKELFERLGGRRSS; encoded by the coding sequence ATGAAGGTGATGGTGGCGGAGGACGAACGGGTAGCCAGGGAGGAGTTGACCTACTTGTTGTCCTGCCACCCGGACGTAACTTTGTGTCCGGGTGCCGAGAATGGGTCGGAACTTCTGGAGCTAGTGGACCAATACCACCCCGATGTGGTGTTTTTGGATATTCATATGCCCTCTTTGTCTGGCATTGAGGCGGCCCGTCGGTGGCGGAACGGGTCTTGGAAAGGTCGAGCCCCCCAGGTGGTGTTTGTCACCGCTTATGAACAGTATGCGGTAGAAGCTTTTGGGCTAGATGCCGTGGATTATCTGCTCAAACCTTATGATGAAGAACGCCTGGGCGAGACCTTGGAACGGATCCGCCGGCGCCTTGCGTCCCGGGGCCGGGATGGGGGTGGCCATGCGGTCGGCATGGGGACGGTCCCGGGGATTGTCCGGGCAGGTGGGGATACGGCCGGTCAAGAGCGGGGTGGGGAGGGGGCAGCCATGGGTCTACTCACCACCGCGGTTCCGGGAGGCGGAGGGTTCCGTCGTCCCAAACTTTTGGTCGATGATGGAGAAAAAACGGTCGTTCTGCACCCGGGGGCGGTTCAATATGCGGTTCGCAACGGTCGAGCCGTGGAAATTCATACGGATTCGCTCACGGTGAGTGCGAAATGGACCCTGGCGGAACTGGAAGAGCGATTGGCGGGACTCAATTTTTTCCGGACCCACCGCAGCTATCTGGTGAATCTGGAATACGTATCCGCCATTGAACCTTGGTTCAACGGTGCGTATACAGTGGTCCTCAACGATCGGGCCCGCACCAAGATTCCCGTCAGCCGAAATGCCGTAAAGGAGTTGTTCGAACGACTCGGCGGCAGACGTTCCAGTTGA
- a CDS encoding acetate uptake transporter translates to MASEVKITGISDPGPLGLAAFALTTFVLSSINAGLFPEAVLGTFLPLALFYGGLAQLLAGMWEFRTGNTFGATAFSSYGAFWMSLGTFVYLQLKGVLDFKVDAGVALGLFLLAWTIFTFYMWIGSFRTNKALITVFTLLFLTFVLLTVGAFGPVGATHVGGWLGILTAVVAWYTSAAGVINSTFGRTVLSVGAKPQGRQVSPGSPAASA, encoded by the coding sequence ATGGCGAGCGAAGTGAAGATCACGGGGATTTCGGACCCGGGGCCGCTGGGGCTGGCGGCTTTTGCCCTGACCACTTTTGTGCTCAGTTCCATCAATGCCGGGCTATTCCCGGAAGCGGTACTCGGGACGTTTCTCCCCTTGGCGTTGTTTTATGGGGGACTGGCGCAATTGTTGGCCGGCATGTGGGAGTTTCGGACGGGCAACACGTTTGGCGCGACAGCCTTTTCTTCCTACGGGGCTTTTTGGATGTCCCTGGGGACCTTTGTCTACCTACAGTTAAAAGGGGTGCTGGATTTTAAGGTCGACGCAGGTGTCGCATTGGGACTTTTCCTTCTCGCCTGGACGATTTTCACGTTTTATATGTGGATCGGGTCTTTTCGAACCAACAAGGCGCTCATCACCGTGTTTACGCTCTTGTTCCTCACCTTTGTCCTGCTGACCGTCGGCGCTTTCGGTCCTGTGGGGGCAACCCATGTCGGCGGATGGCTGGGGATTCTGACGGCGGTGGTGGCCTGGTACACCTCCGCAGCGGGAGTCATCAACAGCACCTTCGGCCGGACGGTTTTGTCGGTGGGGGCAAAACCTCAGGGGCGGCAGGTTTCCCCGGGTTCCCCTGCGGCCAGCGCCTGA